A single Planctomycetota bacterium DNA region contains:
- a CDS encoding homoserine dehydrogenase, with protein sequence MKTVGVAIVGFGTVGTGVVRLLVEDAARLEQAAGCRLALRHVCDVDLKRPRAVRVPKELLTDDLERVLADKETHVAVETVGGTTVAVDIMKRLLAAGKDVVTANKAALAERGAELFDAARKAGRSISFEASCAAGIPIIRAIRDGLVANRITALLGILNGTCNYILTEMSTTGEAYQRALADAQAKGYAEADPTLDVSGEDARHKLAILAGLAFGAQVRLADVYVEGIVGLDPSDLRYGKQLGYVLKLLAIGRVVDGALSLRVHPTFVPADSPLATVGGANNAVLVSGHAVGDTFYVGPGAGQMPTASSIVADIVDAALGRARTTFDHIGWLAGRGTQMGVQPIQDIWTRYYLRFDVVDEPGVLAAIAGVLGRHEISIASVLQYESAHPESVPLVITTHLAREGNVTAALAETRESPVVVGRSVRIRMLEGAEAPPPRGRGKAGR encoded by the coding sequence ATGAAGACCGTCGGCGTAGCCATCGTGGGATTCGGGACGGTCGGCACAGGGGTCGTTCGGCTCCTGGTGGAAGATGCCGCACGCCTCGAGCAGGCGGCGGGTTGCCGGCTGGCGCTGAGACACGTGTGCGACGTGGACCTGAAGCGGCCCCGAGCCGTCCGCGTGCCCAAGGAACTTCTGACGGACGACCTGGAGCGCGTCCTCGCGGACAAGGAGACCCACGTTGCCGTCGAAACCGTGGGCGGGACAACGGTTGCCGTCGACATCATGAAGCGGCTGCTGGCTGCCGGGAAGGACGTGGTGACGGCCAACAAGGCGGCGCTGGCGGAGCGCGGGGCGGAACTCTTCGACGCCGCCCGGAAAGCGGGGCGATCCATCAGTTTCGAGGCCTCGTGCGCGGCAGGAATTCCGATAATCCGGGCGATCCGCGACGGCCTGGTGGCCAACCGCATCACCGCCCTCCTCGGCATCCTGAACGGCACGTGCAACTATATCCTGACGGAGATGAGCACGACGGGCGAGGCATACCAGCGCGCCCTCGCCGACGCCCAGGCCAAAGGCTATGCCGAGGCGGACCCGACTCTGGACGTGAGCGGCGAGGATGCCAGGCACAAACTGGCGATCCTGGCCGGCCTGGCGTTCGGGGCCCAGGTCCGCCTGGCCGACGTGTACGTCGAAGGTATCGTGGGGCTCGACCCGTCGGACCTGAGGTACGGGAAGCAACTGGGGTACGTGCTGAAGTTGCTCGCCATCGGCCGCGTCGTCGACGGGGCGCTGAGCCTGCGGGTCCATCCGACGTTCGTGCCTGCGGACAGTCCGCTGGCGACCGTGGGCGGGGCGAACAACGCCGTCCTCGTCTCCGGCCACGCCGTCGGCGACACCTTCTACGTCGGTCCCGGAGCCGGACAGATGCCCACCGCGTCCAGCATCGTGGCGGACATCGTGGACGCGGCGCTGGGGCGGGCGCGGACCACCTTCGACCACATCGGCTGGCTGGCGGGGCGGGGGACGCAGATGGGCGTGCAGCCGATCCAGGACATCTGGACCCGGTACTATCTGCGGTTCGACGTGGTGGACGAGCCGGGCGTCCTGGCCGCGATCGCGGGCGTCTTGGGTCGGCACGAAATCAGCATCGCCTCGGTGCTTCAGTACGAGTCGGCGCATCCGGAATCCGTGCCGCTCGTCATCACCACGCACCTGGCGCGCGAGGGGAACGTGACGGCCGCGCTCGCGGAAACCCGCGAGTCACCGGTCGTCGTGGGTCGAAGCGTCCGCATCCGGATGCTCGAAGGCGCCGAAGCGCCGCCCCCTCGCGGCCGAGGAAAGGCCGGCCGATGA
- the apgM gene encoding 2,3-bisphosphoglycerate-independent phosphoglycerate mutase yields MKYAIVIPDGAADRPIEALGGHTPFEIARVPNMDRIAANGECYTGRAGIEAAARGIALEEGDWVFRCNLVAVADEEMVDYSAGHIPTKEAALLIEALEDQLGSDRIRFFPGVGYRHLVVIKGTRFKVETAPPHDIMGCAIKKYLPRGKNAKQLVQLMEASREVLADHPVNKVRRDLGEAPATQIWLWGQGQRAALRSFRERWGLQGAAITGVDLVRGIALLIGWDLIDVEGATGYYDTNYAGKGQAAIGALKDHDLVLVHVEAPDEAGHNGDARQKVRSLEQIDTHIVGPLLDALPGAGEFRILVSPDHETPAELRTHETRPVPFAMMGTGLKHLRGEALTEREAAGAGFSVAVGHELMEYFLKR; encoded by the coding sequence ATGAAGTACGCTATCGTCATTCCCGACGGGGCGGCCGACCGGCCCATCGAGGCCCTCGGCGGCCACACCCCGTTCGAAATCGCGCGCGTGCCGAACATGGACCGCATCGCGGCGAATGGGGAATGCTACACGGGGCGGGCGGGGATCGAGGCGGCGGCCCGCGGCATCGCGCTCGAAGAGGGCGACTGGGTCTTCCGATGCAACCTCGTGGCCGTCGCGGACGAGGAGATGGTGGATTACTCGGCCGGACACATCCCGACGAAAGAAGCGGCCCTGCTGATTGAGGCCCTCGAGGACCAGCTCGGATCGGATCGGATTCGGTTCTTCCCGGGCGTCGGCTACCGGCACCTCGTCGTCATCAAGGGGACGCGGTTCAAGGTCGAGACCGCCCCGCCGCACGACATTATGGGCTGCGCGATCAAAAAGTATCTGCCGCGAGGGAAAAACGCGAAACAACTCGTGCAATTGATGGAAGCGTCGCGCGAGGTGCTGGCCGACCATCCGGTCAACAAGGTGCGCCGGGACCTCGGCGAGGCGCCCGCGACGCAAATCTGGCTGTGGGGTCAGGGCCAGCGGGCCGCCCTGCGCTCGTTCCGCGAGCGGTGGGGCCTCCAGGGCGCCGCCATCACCGGCGTGGACCTCGTGCGGGGGATCGCCCTATTGATCGGGTGGGACCTCATCGACGTGGAAGGCGCGACCGGCTACTACGACACGAACTACGCCGGCAAGGGCCAGGCCGCGATCGGCGCCCTTAAGGACCACGACCTGGTGCTGGTGCACGTCGAGGCGCCGGACGAGGCCGGCCACAACGGCGATGCGAGGCAAAAGGTCCGCTCGCTCGAACAGATCGACACGCACATCGTGGGTCCCCTGCTGGACGCCCTTCCAGGGGCCGGCGAGTTCCGCATCCTCGTCAGCCCCGACCACGAGACGCCTGCCGAGTTGCGGACGCACGAGACCCGCCCCGTGCCGTTCGCCATGATGGGCACGGGCCTCAAGCACCTCCGCGGCGAGGCGCTGACGGAGCGCGAGGCGGCCGGCGCGGGCTTTTCCGTGGCCGTCGGGCACGAACTCATGGAGTATTTTCTGAAGAGGTAG
- a CDS encoding aspartate kinase, whose product MAIVVQKFGGTSVATPDLVRRAAGRAIRATQGGHNVVVVVSARGQTTDELLDLAYEITDRPNPRELDQLVSTGEQISIALVAMAIHAAGHGAISFTGGQVGLVTDAVHTKARIQHVNSQRIYDEFAKGNIVIVAGFQGVDANQNVTTLGRGGSDTTAVALAAALEADVCEIYTDVDGVFTADPRLVPTARKLDEITYDEMLELASLGAGVLHSRAVEFGKKYHIPIHVRSSLTENPGTMIVEEVSRMETITVRGAALVRDLAKVTIRGVPDQPGVAARIFHAIAAANVVVDDIIQNVSRQGAADVSFTVAQDELATAMDTSRRIAQELGAGETIADDKVSKVSVVGIGMRSHTGVAQRMFKALAEAGVNIQMISTSEIKISCIIDRASADKALRVVHDAFGLGEG is encoded by the coding sequence ATGGCGATCGTGGTCCAGAAGTTCGGCGGGACGAGCGTGGCAACGCCGGACCTCGTGCGCCGGGCGGCCGGCCGCGCCATCCGCGCGACGCAAGGCGGCCACAACGTCGTGGTGGTCGTCTCGGCGCGGGGCCAGACGACGGACGAACTTCTGGACCTGGCGTACGAGATCACGGACCGCCCGAACCCCCGTGAACTCGACCAGTTGGTCTCGACGGGCGAGCAGATCTCCATCGCGCTGGTGGCGATGGCCATCCACGCCGCCGGACACGGCGCCATCAGTTTCACCGGAGGCCAGGTCGGCCTCGTCACCGACGCCGTCCACACCAAGGCCCGCATCCAGCACGTCAACTCGCAGCGGATTTACGACGAGTTCGCCAAGGGCAACATCGTCATCGTCGCGGGGTTCCAGGGAGTGGACGCGAACCAGAACGTGACGACGCTCGGGCGCGGGGGGAGCGACACGACGGCCGTCGCCCTGGCCGCCGCCCTCGAAGCCGACGTCTGCGAGATCTACACCGACGTCGACGGAGTGTTCACGGCGGACCCGCGCCTGGTGCCGACGGCACGAAAGTTGGACGAAATCACGTATGACGAAATGCTCGAACTTGCGAGCCTCGGCGCCGGCGTCCTGCACAGCCGCGCCGTCGAGTTCGGAAAAAAATATCACATACCCATCCACGTCCGGTCCAGCCTGACGGAAAACCCGGGCACGATGATCGTCGAGGAGGTGAGCCGAATGGAAACCATTACCGTCCGCGGGGCGGCCCTGGTCCGGGACCTGGCGAAGGTGACGATCCGGGGCGTCCCCGACCAGCCGGGCGTGGCGGCGCGGATTTTCCACGCCATCGCCGCCGCCAACGTCGTCGTCGATGACATCATCCAAAACGTCAGCCGCCAAGGCGCCGCCGACGTCAGTTTCACCGTCGCCCAGGACGAACTCGCGACGGCGATGGACACGTCGCGGCGAATCGCGCAGGAACTCGGCGCCGGCGAGACGATCGCCGACGATAAGGTCTCCAAAGTCAGCGTCGTGGGCATCGGCATGCGCTCCCACACCGGCGTCGCGCAGCGCATGTTCAAGGCCCTCGCGGAGGCCGGCGTCAACATCCAGATGATCTCCACCAGCGAGATCAAGATCTCGTGCATCATCGACCGGGCCTCGGCCGACAAGGCCCTGCGCGTCGTCCACGACGCGTTCGGCCTGGGCGAAGGGTAG